The Solenopsis invicta isolate M01_SB unplaced genomic scaffold, UNIL_Sinv_3.0 scaffold_106, whole genome shotgun sequence genomic interval GTAGTTAACAAAACGTCAACGTCATCGAGATCACCGTTTCGCCAACCCATCCGCATCTCTTTTCGTTCATCTTGAGAGCCATAATATTGTACAACTTTCAAACCAGGCGACCATCTTTCTAACTCGTCCATCCAATTTTCTGTATCaagaaagatatttataaagatCTGTGGACGGAGCAAATATAAAAACATGATACATTACCCATAGTTGAACTGGGAACAACAATTAGATGAGGTCCATCTTTCTCATCAAGAAGACCAGCTTCCTTCAGATATGTTAAAAATGCTATCACTTGTATCGTTTTCCCCAAACCCATTTCATCGGCTAATATACCATTTACATTCTGTGCGTGCATAACAGCAAGCCAGTTTAGGCCAACCAATTGATACGGAGCTAATGTCAAATTGGGTGATAATGCTTTTGGCTGGTGTGTTATAGTCGATGCACCAGCAGCAACAGCTTTTTCCATGTTGGTAGATAAGCGAAGGCATTTTTTCATAAGAAGTTCTACCACGTGACGTGTAGATAGTAATACCTTTTTGCACatattagaaacaaaattgtttaattattgtattaagaattaaacataattgtatatattttgttatcagAATTATCCAAATCTTTTAAGTTTAATGAAAATCAatcaattctaatatttttaatagaaaataaatatcattaatgatatatgttaattttatcacatttacCTGAGCTGCATTAAGTAATTCTGTAtctaagtattttatattttgaaatttattcacTAAGTCTCGCCAATCTTCAAATGGCCGTGCCTTTATAATGGCCATGGCTCTCTTTTGAGAACATTGGGACATAAGAAGCAACTCCGAAAGTAGAGCAGTCTGCATAAATTCTAGAACTGCCTTTTTATCACCTGTGAGCTCATTAGATATCTCTATATCAGAATCTTCATcactgtaaaataataatacatttatatcgcagtgatatatttaatttaatgcaaatcataaaattatgtaCCTGTTGAATACTTTGTCTTTATAATCGTGCTCATCTGAATCAACATCTACCTCTTCATctacatttaattttcttcttttctttttgctaGTTTTTGCAGACTGCTTCAAGCccctttttctattatttttaagtgtCTCTTCCGCCTCCTCAACATTCCAATTAGTACTTTTAAGTACTTCCTGTATATGCTGGAAAATAATtcataagttttattatttagtaagTAATAAATTTAGGACAATACGTTTGCTAGTTAACTAGCTATTAAGTAgctatattttgaatattaaagataattaacaaaaaaatttatttatgtttaagaATACAAAAGGCTCAAATAGATTACAAATCAAATAAAGACAGTAgtcctataagcgctacaatattactagaatattatacaaatattattaaaaattaaaatattcaaaaaatatattttttaaatattataagaatattgtattaatgtttatataataagaaatgttgttttaatatttatatgttaatatttaaataatattgtagtgCTTATAGGGAATAAGTTAGCAGTCAAATTAGGTTTCAGtttaaagattatattaataaatattctaaatatgcaaacataaataataaaaaatctttaattgtaaatattcttACACATGTTTccatagaatttaaatttccaCTTGTGATCTCCATGTAAATTCAATAACTCACCAAGGTATACAAATGACTTCAATAATAGCTCATCAGaacttatatttatactttttatatcattaaaatttaccGACTGTATTGTTTATATGTTCAATTAACATTGAAAGAAATACCTAACTAAAGATCGAATTTCGAcgatgtaaatatataaaataaatgttttttttccacTCGAGACAGTTGACGAGCACGTGGTTACGCGCGAGACGAACAGACTAGTGCTCTTTGCTCTTTGTCAAGCGCATTCACGAATATATCATCTATCCTTCTTCCTCAAGTTCATCTAACGCCATctaataggcttgttttctattcctgcactagactgcactggaacgttccatcttgctttcactaactttcaaatatatctatttcattttaagtacacactaattcagggagttcaggaacagaaaacaaacggaatgcAAGCTCTGTCACTTACTGTTTAATACGATTTTTGTTTGGTTCATCTGGGTTCATCTTCGTTAATCTAACGTATGCGCCTAAAGCTGAGtgacaaaatatctttattttaggCATTCAATTGTAATTTCATGTGGTCAGTATTGTTCATTAGTGTTTTCCGAATTGCGTGCACGTTTGTACAAGTTTGCCCATTTTGTACAAgatacacaacttctgtattaattaaggtaaagttaatcTTAGGTGATAGCTGTAccaatacatttttaactttttattcgattttcttgtaaaatatatcCATTCTTACttcctttttttatacatatttaaattctaTACAAGGATGTTGTGGTTCTGTAAAATCAATTTGAAGATTGGTTATCATTTTATGTCAATAATTCGTACCACTTTAACATCctcttaatattgtttttatatttaacactaAAGATGATCTGATGAAGATTGAAGCATTTGtatactttgactgatattcaTAATTGGTTctcatatttaacattaaattgttTACTATAAGATGTCATCAATTAATCAACTGtgttagcatcttaagacatcaCTCAAGAtggtcttgaaataaaattcaaaataagatTTGATTATGAATGTCAGTCCTGGAATATttgtgtttatataatttttagaattgaaaCTTAACTTGGCTTACATCATGTCTTGACCTATAGCATATTATTGTTCTTAttcgtttataaattatttttgtgtggttgagaaaaaaatttctagaaaatatcaaggagatatttctagaaaatatcTAAGGGTTATTTAAAAGATGACTAACAAAGATTTTGTGGAAGactattaaatt includes:
- the LOC120359847 gene encoding SWI/SNF-related matrix-associated actin-dependent regulator of chromatin subfamily A containing DEAD/H box 1 homolog yields the protein MSESNSPKTDTSSSSLLRQFRFQKKQPKIMNLSDEDSNLVSSDIQGRRKPVNRIEDSDSDIGSPAKTSSDCNAKGKENKLKYLTTLYPQNDVTHIQEVLKSTNWNVEEAEETLKNNRKRGLKQSAKTSKKKRRKLNVDEEVDVDSDEHDYKDKVFNSDEDSDIEISNELTGDKKAVLEFMQTALLSELLLMSQCSQKRAMAIIKARPFEDWRDLVNKFQNIKYLDTELLNAAQVLLSTRHVVELLMKKCLRLSTNMEKAVAAGASTITHQPKALSPNLTLAPYQLVGLNWLAVMHAQNVNGILADEMGLGKTIQVIAFLTYLKEAGLLDEKDGPHLIVVPSSTMENWMDELERWSPGLKVVQYYGSQDERKEMRMGWRNGDLDDVDVL